The genomic stretch TAGAGAGGCCCCCGCGGCTTCCGGATGGCGTCAGTCTTTTTCCAAAAATCATCTGAAAATCTCTTCGGGAGGGATGTATGTCTAAAATCAAGATCGCGATTGTCGGTGTCGGCAATTGCGCCAGTTCGTTAATCCAGGGTATTTATTACTACGCTGATAAGAGCGAGAAGGATGCCATCGGTCTCATGAACTGGGACATCGGCGGCTACAGGCCTTCCGATATCGAAGTCGTGGCGGCGTTTGACGTCGACAAGCGCAAGGTGGGCAAGGATGTCAACGAAGCCATTTTCGCGGAACCGAATTGCACGGCGATTTTCTGCGCCAGCATTCCCGCGAGCGGCACCAAGGTCACGATGGGCAAAGTCCTGGACGGCGTCTCCAAGCACATGGGGGATTATCCCGAAAAATTCACCTTCGTGCTCGCGGACCAGAAACAGGCGGAGAAGAAGGACGTCCTCGACGTGCTGAAGAAATCCGGCGCCGAGATCCTGATTAACTACCTGCCCGTAGGCTCCGAAGAAGCCACGAAGTTTTATGCCGAATGCGCGCTTGAAGCAAACCTCGGCTACATCAACTGCATGCCGGTCTTCATCGCCAGCAATCCGGCGTGGGCGGAAAAATTCGAAGCCAAGAATCTCCCGATCATCGGCGACGACATCAAGGCCCAGGTAGGAGCCACGATCACGCACCGCGTGCTGACGGACCTCTTCAACAAGCGCGGCGTGAAGCTCGAGCGTACGTACCAGATCAACACGGGCGGCAACACGGACTTCCTGAACATGCTGAACCGTGACCGTCTCAACTCCAAGAAGATTTCCAAGACCGAAGCCGTGCAGTCGGTCGCGGCCGAGCGCCTCGATTGGGAAAACATCCACATCGGCCCGAGCGATTACGTTCCGTGGCAGAAGGACAACAAGGTCTGCTTCCTTCGCATGGAAGGCAAGCTTTTCGGCGACGTGCCCATGAACATCGAACTGCGCCTTTCTGTGGAAGATTCTCCGAATTCCGCGGGCGTCGCGATCGATTCGATCCGTTGCTGCAAGATCGCGCTCGAGCGCGGCCAGGGCGGCATCCTCTTTGGCCCTTCGGCTTATTTTAAGAAGCATCCGCCGAAGCAGTTCACGGACGACGAAGCTTACGAGATGACGCAGA from Verrucomicrobiia bacterium encodes the following:
- a CDS encoding inositol-3-phosphate synthase, producing the protein MSKIKIAIVGVGNCASSLIQGIYYYADKSEKDAIGLMNWDIGGYRPSDIEVVAAFDVDKRKVGKDVNEAIFAEPNCTAIFCASIPASGTKVTMGKVLDGVSKHMGDYPEKFTFVLADQKQAEKKDVLDVLKKSGAEILINYLPVGSEEATKFYAECALEANLGYINCMPVFIASNPAWAEKFEAKNLPIIGDDIKAQVGATITHRVLTDLFNKRGVKLERTYQINTGGNTDFLNMLNRDRLNSKKISKTEAVQSVAAERLDWENIHIGPSDYVPWQKDNKVCFLRMEGKLFGDVPMNIELRLSVEDSPNSAGVAIDSIRCCKIALERGQGGILFGPSAYFKKHPPKQFTDDEAYEMTQKFIETGYNQPRPVSQAEAAGAVIA